A portion of the Thunnus albacares chromosome 5, fThuAlb1.1, whole genome shotgun sequence genome contains these proteins:
- the LOC122981941 gene encoding PDZ domain-containing protein 4-like isoform X1 has translation MGCNMCVVQKPEEQYRVMFQKGHISNMLCSFDADGRLKVNGKELSRLSGDPTLDIRDPVLSNILRRGARRRAGLAGAPAGLVPVTMGMADCVDSCTQTDISFQHMLTLGKSSQHPCGAPPPPDPPPSPPLPPLLEPYLFNELFIEPVYYDPTDYFDITQHEVDRQDELEYEEVELYKSRQQDKLGLTVCYRTDDEEDLGIYVGEVNPNSIAAIDGRIRKGDRILQINGVDIQDREEAVAILTREDSTNVSLLLARPEIENDNQLDPDELDLEPLDNAVHLPSGHRMRSSASVLGAGPGGVAGGGVLGGHGQSINRDSPDLLQTVLSNSQELDSGVGRTDESTRYEESSEHDLLGDDHTSASNTNATNTPGSMRKFFSSRGETPPLLHSQDLQFSTDSLLGLDCVNGGGLEQMERLERAYMADPVRMMMPGLTEEECERYKELLEIKCYYEKNSNALLLLGEQGQAQEEGGVSLDVNRNESLTQHEMALLEEELRHLEFKCRNILRAQKMQQLRERCLKAWPLEDKNGASAGAGVGAGRLDVSGTLVSEESCHHALSDINELPERERSDKDSTSAYNTGGESCRSTPLVNEQYPSHSTQSLERGESLLSVGMQLQTSTRQRERGTRAERGDGVQANLNKSYSPHSHRKAAEGKTSSPGAKVRSLSRDGGTRRGSDGGVRRNPKANGTAERAGGRSAENSPYLSRRHPETKLPQRYLSCMQLRSPSTSERLAGLREGSMETEGDASPMSLGSTCKDVAQVPSAPISLSPPLLPASPRMEWKVKIRSDGSRYVAKRPVRDRLLKARAMKIREERSGMTTDDDAVSEMKMGRYWSKEERKQQLLKAREQRRRREFMMQSRLGCLREREKEQGSGGGGQQGSTNQQEPTTILELCHRRSMKKRSRRILDNWITIQELLAHGSRSADGKKVYNPLLSVTTV, from the exons ATGGGGTGCAACATGTGTGTGGTTCAAAAGCCTGAAGAACAATACAGGGTCATGTTCCAG AAGGGTCACATAAGCAACATGCTGTGCTCTTTCGATGCTGACGGTCGATTAAAG GTGAATGGAAAGGAGCTATCCCGCCTTTCTGGGGATCCCACCCTGGACATACGGGACCCCGTGCTGTCCAACATACTAAGGCGGGGGGCCCGCAGACGAGCAGGCCTAGCGGGAGCCCCTGCAGGGTTAGTGCCAGTGACCATGGGCATGGCCGACTGCGTAGACAGCTGCACCCAAACAGACATCAGCTTCCAGCATATGTTGACTCTGGGCAAGAGCAGCCAGCATCCCTGTGGTGCACCACCCCCACCCGACCCTCCGCCGTCCCCTCCGCTACCACCGCTACTGGAGCCATATCTATTCAATGAACT CTTTATAGAGCCTGTATACTATGACCCCACTGACTACTTCGATATCACTCAGCATGAAGTGGACAGGCAGGATGAGCTGGAATACGAG GAGGTGGAGTTGTATAAGTCTCGTCAGCAGGATAAACTCGGGTTGACAGTGTGTTACAGAACCGATGATGAGGAGGACCTCGGGATCTATGTAGGAGAG GTGAACCCAAACAGTATTGCTGCAATAGATGGCCGCATCCGCAAGGGAGACAGAATACTACAG atAAATGGAGTGGAcatccaggacagagaggaggcgGTAGCTATTCTCACCAGAGAGGACAGCACTAATGTCTCCCTGCTCCTCGCACGACCCGAGATAGAG AATGACAACCAGCTGGACCCAGATGAGCTGGATCTGGAGCCATTGGACAACGCTGTCCATCTCCCCAGCGGCCACAGAATGAGGAGCAGTGCCTCTGTACTGGGTGCTGGACCAGGCGGTGTTGCTGGTGGAGGTGTACTAGGTGGTCATGGTCAATCAATTAACAGGGATTCACCTGATTTGCTCCAGACGGTGCTGAGCAACAGCCAGGAGCTGGACAGCGGGGTGGGACGGACAGATGAAAGCACACGCTATGAGGAATCTTCAGAACATGATCTTCTGGGAGACGACCACACTAGTGCCTCCAATACGAATGCCACCAATACACCCGGCAGCATGCGCAAGTTTTTTTCCAGCCGAGGGGAAACTCCGCCATTGCTTCACTCTCAAGACCTCCAGTTCAGTACTGACTCCCTCTTAGGTCTAGACTGTGTTAATGGAGGAGGGCTGGAACAGATGGAGCGATTGGAGAGGGCCTACATGGCAGATCCTGTAAGGATGATGATGCCTGGGCTGACTGAGGAGGAGTGTGAGAGGTACAAAGAGCTCTTGGAAATCAAGTGTTACTATGAGAAGAACAGTAACGCTTTGCTGCTACTGGGAGAGCAGGGGCAGGCACAGGAAGAAGGAGGTGTCTCACTTGATGTGAATAGGAATGAGAGTCTGACGCAGCATGAGATGGCCCTTCTGGAAGAGGAGCTGCGTCATTTGGAATTCAAGTGTCGCAACATCCTGAGGGCGCAGAAGATGCAACAGCTGAGGGAGCGTTGTCTGAAGGCTTGGCCTCTCGAGGACAAGAACGGAGCAAGTGCAGGCGCTGGCGTAGGAGCTGGACGCTTGGATGTTAGTGGTACTTTAGTCAGTGAGGAGTCATGTCACCATGCTCTGTCAGATATCAATGAGCTCCCAGAGAGGGAGCGCTCAGATAAGGACAGTACCAGTGCCTACAACACTGGAGGGGAAAGTTGCAGGAGCACCCCTCTGGTTAATGAACAGTACCCTTCACACTCCACGCAGAGTCTGGAAAGAGGAGAATCTCTTCTCTCAGTGGGTATGCAGCTTCAAACCTCCACtaggcaaagagagagaggaaccaGGGCTGAAAGAGGGGACGGAGTACAAGCAAACCTCAACAAATCCTACTCTCCCCACAGTCACAGGAAAGCAGCCGAGGGTAAGACATCCAGCCCGGGAGCTAAGGTTAGATCCCTGTCCCGGGATGGAGGAACCAGGAGGGGCTCAGATGGAGGAGTGAGACGTAACCCCAAAGCCAATGGAACAGCTGAGAGGGCTGGTGGACGCAGTGCAGAGAACAGCCCTTACCTGTCCCGTCGTCATCCTGAAACAAAGCTGCCTCAACGCTACCTGAGCTGCATGCAGTTGAGGTCTCCCTCCACGTCTGAGCGGCTCGCTGGACTCAGAGAAGGCAGCATGGAGACTGAGGGTGACGCCAGCCCAATGAGTCTGGGTAGCACGTGTAAAGATGTTGCCCAGGTCCCAAGTGCACCCATATCCTTGTCCCCTCCACTGCTGCCTGCTTCCCCTCGTATGGAGTGGAAAGTGAAGATCCGTAGCGATGGCTCACGCTACGTGGCTAAACGGCCTGTGAGGGATCGCCTCCTGAAGGCCCGTGCCATGAAGATCAGAGAGGAGCGCAGTGGCATGACAACAGATGACGATGCGGTGAGTGAAATGAAGATGGGCCGTTACTGGAGCAAAGAGGAGCGCAAGCAGCAGCTGCTAAAGGCCCGAGAACAGCGGCGGCGCAGGGAGTTCATGATGCAGAGCCGCCTCGGTTGTCTGAGAGAGCGTGAGAAGGAGCAGGGCAGCGGTGGTGGAGGACAGCAGGGGTCTACAAACCAGCAGGAGCCAACCACCATCCTGGAGCTGTGCCACCGCAGGAGCATGAAGAAGCGCAGTCGCAGAATTCTGGACAACTGGATCACTATACAGGAACTACTGGCCCATGGGTCCAGGTCTGCTGATGGGAAGAAAGTCTATAACCCCCTGCTGTCTGTCACCACAGTCTGA
- the LOC122981941 gene encoding PDZ domain-containing protein 4-like isoform X2, which yields MGCNMCVVQKPEEQYRVMFQVNGKELSRLSGDPTLDIRDPVLSNILRRGARRRAGLAGAPAGLVPVTMGMADCVDSCTQTDISFQHMLTLGKSSQHPCGAPPPPDPPPSPPLPPLLEPYLFNELFIEPVYYDPTDYFDITQHEVDRQDELEYEEVELYKSRQQDKLGLTVCYRTDDEEDLGIYVGEVNPNSIAAIDGRIRKGDRILQINGVDIQDREEAVAILTREDSTNVSLLLARPEIENDNQLDPDELDLEPLDNAVHLPSGHRMRSSASVLGAGPGGVAGGGVLGGHGQSINRDSPDLLQTVLSNSQELDSGVGRTDESTRYEESSEHDLLGDDHTSASNTNATNTPGSMRKFFSSRGETPPLLHSQDLQFSTDSLLGLDCVNGGGLEQMERLERAYMADPVRMMMPGLTEEECERYKELLEIKCYYEKNSNALLLLGEQGQAQEEGGVSLDVNRNESLTQHEMALLEEELRHLEFKCRNILRAQKMQQLRERCLKAWPLEDKNGASAGAGVGAGRLDVSGTLVSEESCHHALSDINELPERERSDKDSTSAYNTGGESCRSTPLVNEQYPSHSTQSLERGESLLSVGMQLQTSTRQRERGTRAERGDGVQANLNKSYSPHSHRKAAEGKTSSPGAKVRSLSRDGGTRRGSDGGVRRNPKANGTAERAGGRSAENSPYLSRRHPETKLPQRYLSCMQLRSPSTSERLAGLREGSMETEGDASPMSLGSTCKDVAQVPSAPISLSPPLLPASPRMEWKVKIRSDGSRYVAKRPVRDRLLKARAMKIREERSGMTTDDDAVSEMKMGRYWSKEERKQQLLKAREQRRRREFMMQSRLGCLREREKEQGSGGGGQQGSTNQQEPTTILELCHRRSMKKRSRRILDNWITIQELLAHGSRSADGKKVYNPLLSVTTV from the exons ATGGGGTGCAACATGTGTGTGGTTCAAAAGCCTGAAGAACAATACAGGGTCATGTTCCAG GTGAATGGAAAGGAGCTATCCCGCCTTTCTGGGGATCCCACCCTGGACATACGGGACCCCGTGCTGTCCAACATACTAAGGCGGGGGGCCCGCAGACGAGCAGGCCTAGCGGGAGCCCCTGCAGGGTTAGTGCCAGTGACCATGGGCATGGCCGACTGCGTAGACAGCTGCACCCAAACAGACATCAGCTTCCAGCATATGTTGACTCTGGGCAAGAGCAGCCAGCATCCCTGTGGTGCACCACCCCCACCCGACCCTCCGCCGTCCCCTCCGCTACCACCGCTACTGGAGCCATATCTATTCAATGAACT CTTTATAGAGCCTGTATACTATGACCCCACTGACTACTTCGATATCACTCAGCATGAAGTGGACAGGCAGGATGAGCTGGAATACGAG GAGGTGGAGTTGTATAAGTCTCGTCAGCAGGATAAACTCGGGTTGACAGTGTGTTACAGAACCGATGATGAGGAGGACCTCGGGATCTATGTAGGAGAG GTGAACCCAAACAGTATTGCTGCAATAGATGGCCGCATCCGCAAGGGAGACAGAATACTACAG atAAATGGAGTGGAcatccaggacagagaggaggcgGTAGCTATTCTCACCAGAGAGGACAGCACTAATGTCTCCCTGCTCCTCGCACGACCCGAGATAGAG AATGACAACCAGCTGGACCCAGATGAGCTGGATCTGGAGCCATTGGACAACGCTGTCCATCTCCCCAGCGGCCACAGAATGAGGAGCAGTGCCTCTGTACTGGGTGCTGGACCAGGCGGTGTTGCTGGTGGAGGTGTACTAGGTGGTCATGGTCAATCAATTAACAGGGATTCACCTGATTTGCTCCAGACGGTGCTGAGCAACAGCCAGGAGCTGGACAGCGGGGTGGGACGGACAGATGAAAGCACACGCTATGAGGAATCTTCAGAACATGATCTTCTGGGAGACGACCACACTAGTGCCTCCAATACGAATGCCACCAATACACCCGGCAGCATGCGCAAGTTTTTTTCCAGCCGAGGGGAAACTCCGCCATTGCTTCACTCTCAAGACCTCCAGTTCAGTACTGACTCCCTCTTAGGTCTAGACTGTGTTAATGGAGGAGGGCTGGAACAGATGGAGCGATTGGAGAGGGCCTACATGGCAGATCCTGTAAGGATGATGATGCCTGGGCTGACTGAGGAGGAGTGTGAGAGGTACAAAGAGCTCTTGGAAATCAAGTGTTACTATGAGAAGAACAGTAACGCTTTGCTGCTACTGGGAGAGCAGGGGCAGGCACAGGAAGAAGGAGGTGTCTCACTTGATGTGAATAGGAATGAGAGTCTGACGCAGCATGAGATGGCCCTTCTGGAAGAGGAGCTGCGTCATTTGGAATTCAAGTGTCGCAACATCCTGAGGGCGCAGAAGATGCAACAGCTGAGGGAGCGTTGTCTGAAGGCTTGGCCTCTCGAGGACAAGAACGGAGCAAGTGCAGGCGCTGGCGTAGGAGCTGGACGCTTGGATGTTAGTGGTACTTTAGTCAGTGAGGAGTCATGTCACCATGCTCTGTCAGATATCAATGAGCTCCCAGAGAGGGAGCGCTCAGATAAGGACAGTACCAGTGCCTACAACACTGGAGGGGAAAGTTGCAGGAGCACCCCTCTGGTTAATGAACAGTACCCTTCACACTCCACGCAGAGTCTGGAAAGAGGAGAATCTCTTCTCTCAGTGGGTATGCAGCTTCAAACCTCCACtaggcaaagagagagaggaaccaGGGCTGAAAGAGGGGACGGAGTACAAGCAAACCTCAACAAATCCTACTCTCCCCACAGTCACAGGAAAGCAGCCGAGGGTAAGACATCCAGCCCGGGAGCTAAGGTTAGATCCCTGTCCCGGGATGGAGGAACCAGGAGGGGCTCAGATGGAGGAGTGAGACGTAACCCCAAAGCCAATGGAACAGCTGAGAGGGCTGGTGGACGCAGTGCAGAGAACAGCCCTTACCTGTCCCGTCGTCATCCTGAAACAAAGCTGCCTCAACGCTACCTGAGCTGCATGCAGTTGAGGTCTCCCTCCACGTCTGAGCGGCTCGCTGGACTCAGAGAAGGCAGCATGGAGACTGAGGGTGACGCCAGCCCAATGAGTCTGGGTAGCACGTGTAAAGATGTTGCCCAGGTCCCAAGTGCACCCATATCCTTGTCCCCTCCACTGCTGCCTGCTTCCCCTCGTATGGAGTGGAAAGTGAAGATCCGTAGCGATGGCTCACGCTACGTGGCTAAACGGCCTGTGAGGGATCGCCTCCTGAAGGCCCGTGCCATGAAGATCAGAGAGGAGCGCAGTGGCATGACAACAGATGACGATGCGGTGAGTGAAATGAAGATGGGCCGTTACTGGAGCAAAGAGGAGCGCAAGCAGCAGCTGCTAAAGGCCCGAGAACAGCGGCGGCGCAGGGAGTTCATGATGCAGAGCCGCCTCGGTTGTCTGAGAGAGCGTGAGAAGGAGCAGGGCAGCGGTGGTGGAGGACAGCAGGGGTCTACAAACCAGCAGGAGCCAACCACCATCCTGGAGCTGTGCCACCGCAGGAGCATGAAGAAGCGCAGTCGCAGAATTCTGGACAACTGGATCACTATACAGGAACTACTGGCCCATGGGTCCAGGTCTGCTGATGGGAAGAAAGTCTATAACCCCCTGCTGTCTGTCACCACAGTCTGA